Genomic DNA from Gemmatimonadales bacterium:
CCACGAGCGACCATCGCGATCACCGTGGCAGCGGCTGTGGCCGTGGCGCTCTACAGCTCCGCATTTACCTGGCTGGGACTGGTCACGACGCAGGCCATCGGGGTTGGCCTGCTGTATGTCGTGCTGTGGGAAGGGTTTTTCTCAGGCTTCGTGTCGGGGGTACGGCTCTTGAGCATCCGGCACTATGCGCTGGCCTGGATGCACGGATTGGACGAGCGGCGATTTGCCGGGCTCGATCATCTCGGATTGCCCGCGGTCGTCATCGTTTCGGCCGTGGTCTTTGGCGGCTTTTTGTGGTTGTCGGTGCGGCGGCTCCGGCGGATGGACGTGCCGTAGCCGCAGCGGCCTCCTACGTAGCCGCGGACCAGATGGCTCGGGTAACATCGCGACCACCGCGGTACGCGCGAATCCCGTGAGTGGCGTTGTTGAGCAGCAGCAATGCATCCGCCCGTCCGTAGCTCTTCATCAGGTCGAGCATCATCGGCTCTTCGCCGTCCCAGGGAAAGGCGAAGACGACATCGAAGTCGTCGAGCGAGAGGCCCAGCTCGGCGTAGGCGGATGGCCCGGTACCCAGGGTACCGGTTCGGAGGTCGCCGTCGCGCGATTGCCAGCGGTAGCCGGTGGGCAGGAAGCTTCCCGCCGCGAACCGGGCTTTCGAGTCGAACTGCCTGGCCAGATCGCACGCGGTCGCGTTGAGACTCGAGTCGATCTCGATCCCGCAGGCCTCGAAGCCAAGCATATCGGCCATGATCGTGATGACGCCCGTCGCGGAGCCCCACTCCAGAAAGCGCAGGCCCTGCCGGCGAAAGGGCCACAACGCTTCAGCCACCACCTCATAATCAGCGGCGACGAAGGGGTGGAACGGCCGTTCCATGATATTCTCCGCGAAGCGATCCCAAAGCGCCCAGCCGGCGGTGCACAGTTCGGCCAGTCGGCTCCGAAGGGCCTCGTCCTCAGCGGAAGGCCGGGGAGTCGTGAAGGATTTCGAGTCGGACGGGGTAGCAGCCATGGCGGGAACCTAAACTGTCACCCCGCTAGTTTCCGGGGTGAGATCGAAAGTCCTGTAAGACCCGATGCCATCGAAGGGACTACCCCAACGACTCCCCTCTCCCAGAGACTGACATGCTCCGTCCCGACCGTCGTGGGTTTCTCGCTGCGACTGGCGCGATTGCCGTCGGCATGCGGCGTCCGCTTCATCACCTTGCCGGCGGGTGGTCCCAAGAGCCCCTTGACCCGGTCGCGAGTTCTGCGGTGCGCCTCGCGGCTGCGGTTCGTCGCCGGGAGATCTCGAGCGCCGAGCTCCTGGAAGCGGTGCTTACCCGAATCGACGCCGTCAATCCGCAGCTCAACGCGGTGGTCCAGCTCGATCGGGATCAGGCTCGCGTCGCAGCTGCGGCCGCAGATCGCCAGCGGGCGTCGGTCGACCGGCCCCTACATGGCGTGCCGGTCACGATCAAGGATTCCTTCGACGTGGCGGCCATCGTGTCGACAGGGGGAACCTGGGGCCGGCGCGCCTACATTCCAGCGGAGGATGCCACGGTCGTGGCCCGACTCCGCAGGGCGGGCGCCATCGTAATCGGCAAGACCAACACGCCGGAACTCACCGCCGGAGCGGAAACCGACAACCGGGTCTATGGGCGGAGCAGCAATCCGTACGACCCAACGCGGACGCCTGGTGGCAGTAGCGGTGGCTCCGCAGCGATCGTGGCTGCGGGAGGCTCGCCCTTCGATGTCGGGACCGACACCTCCGGCAGCATCCGACTACCGGCGCATTTCTGTGGCATTGCCGGTCTCAAGCCGACCAGCGGCCGTCTGTCGCGGGCCGGGCACGTGCTTGGTCCGGATGGGATTCTGCAAGGCATTACCCAGCCCGGACCGATGGCGCGGCGAGTCGAGGACCTCGTTATGGGGCTCGGTGTCATGGCAGGCCCGGACGACAAGGATCCCTTCGTGGTACCGATGCCGGTTCGCGATCCGGCCGCGGTATCGCTGCCGGGGCTCCGGGTAGCCGTGTTCGGCGACAATGGCGTGGTGACGCCCGATGCCGAGATCATGACAGCGGTTGACGAGGCGGCTCGGATTCTCCGCGCAGCTGGCGCGGTCGTCGAAGAGGCGCGCCCCGACGGACTGGCGCAGGCCACCGAAGCGGCATTTGCCCTGATGACCGGTGACGGTGGCGCCACGTTGCTCCGGGTCCTCGAGCGCTGGGGCACCGAGGCCGCGCATTCGGATCTGCGCACTGCGCTCGAGGGCCTGCAGGCGATGCCGGTGGGCGATTTTACCGCCCTGCTCGAGCGGCTCGACCATGCCCGCGCACTGATGCTACCGTTCCTCGATCGGTACGATCTGATCATCTCGCCGGTCAACGTGACGACGGCGGTGGCCCACGGCACGTCGCGGGAGCGGGTCTACCCCGGTCTGTCGTACACGGTGCCGTACAATGTGGCCGGCTGGCCAGCAGGCGTGGTTCGGGTCGGCACCTCCGCCAGCGGGCTGCCGATTGGTGTGCAGGCAGCTGCGGCGGCCTGGCGGGAAGATCTGGTCCTGGCCGCGCTCGGCCAGATCGAACGCGAGACGGGAGGCTGGCGGCCGGTATCCTGATACTCGACGCGACAGCGTGTGCCGCCGCGTCGAGATCGCGGTCGATGGTGCTAGGTGCGCGCCTTCCAGGCGGCGAGCAGCTTGGCTTCCGCTTCCATCTGCGCCGCCAGGGACGCCGGTCCGCCCGCAAGCGCTGGCGGGTGACGCAGTCCCGAGCGCATCGCGTTACGCCGCTCCTCGGGCAGTCCGTCCCACCACGTCAGGGTGTCGCGCGCGGTCTCCTCGAACGACCGGTAGGTGAGGCCGGCGGCCACCGCGCGTGCGTTGCTGACGGTATGCAGCTGCGCAAACGGTCCTGTGGTCGGATTCCAGATCGGGAGCGTGGCTTTCTGCTCTGCCAGCCAGGCGGCATCGACCCAGGTCAAAGTGGCGTTCGAGTTCGTCACCGCCTTGAGTCGGTCGAGCACTTCGCCCGTTGGCATGGGCTTGGCCGGACCGACGGCGTTGAAGGTGCCCGTGTTTCCCTGCTCGATCAGATGCACGGTGAATGCTGCCAGATCGCGCGCATCGATGAAGGACATCGGGTCGCTCGGCTGGCCGGGGGCCAGCACTTCGCCGCCGCGCGCGACCCGAACCGGCCAATAGGTCCAGCGATCGGTGCTGTCGCCGGGGCCGACGATGTAGCCCGGCCGGACGATGATGCTGCCGGTCGGGAACGCCTCGCGCACCGCCTGCTCGGCAAGCACTTTGAGCGGCCCGTAGGTCTCACCGGTGATTTGCTCGACCGTCGGGTCCGGCATGGTCCCGCCAGGATAGTCTTCGGTAATGCCGGGTTGATTGAAATCGGCATAGACCGAGATCGTCGAAATGAACAGGTAGTGCCGGGCGGCGTCCTTGAGCAGGTTAGCCGAGTCGCGCACATGGCGCGGGATGTAGCCCGAGGTATCGATGACCGCGTCCCACTGGCGGCCCTTGAGCGCGTCGAGTTTGCCGTCCCGATCGCCGATCAGGGTTTCGAGATCGGGGAACAGATCGTCGTTGCTGCGACCCCGGTTGAACAGTGTGATGGTGTGGCCCCGCTCACGCGCGCGACGGACCATGTGGGGTCCGATGAACCCGGTACCGCCCAGGACCAGGATACGCAGTGGCTTCGGCGGTGCCGCCGCGGCGGCCGCATCCGCGTTGGGCTCACCTTTGGCGCACCCCTGAAGACCGATGGCCAGCGCGCCCGCGCCGACGGCTCCGGCCTTGATGAAATCGCGTCGTGTCTGATGCATGTCGGGTCCTCGGATTGTCCGATGAAATGAGAAGCAGGCGTTGAGCCAATCGTTGTGTATCAAGGTTCGCCCCCAACATCGGGGTAGAGCGCCAACCTGTCAAACGCTACGA
This window encodes:
- a CDS encoding NAD-dependent epimerase/dehydratase family protein translates to MHQTRRDFIKAGAVGAGALAIGLQGCAKGEPNADAAAAAAPPKPLRILVLGGTGFIGPHMVRRARERGHTITLFNRGRSNDDLFPDLETLIGDRDGKLDALKGRQWDAVIDTSGYIPRHVRDSANLLKDAARHYLFISTISVYADFNQPGITEDYPGGTMPDPTVEQITGETYGPLKVLAEQAVREAFPTGSIIVRPGYIVGPGDSTDRWTYWPVRVARGGEVLAPGQPSDPMSFIDARDLAAFTVHLIEQGNTGTFNAVGPAKPMPTGEVLDRLKAVTNSNATLTWVDAAWLAEQKATLPIWNPTTGPFAQLHTVSNARAVAAGLTYRSFEETARDTLTWWDGLPEERRNAMRSGLRHPPALAGGPASLAAQMEAEAKLLAAWKART
- a CDS encoding amidase; this encodes MLRPDRRGFLAATGAIAVGMRRPLHHLAGGWSQEPLDPVASSAVRLAAAVRRREISSAELLEAVLTRIDAVNPQLNAVVQLDRDQARVAAAAADRQRASVDRPLHGVPVTIKDSFDVAAIVSTGGTWGRRAYIPAEDATVVARLRRAGAIVIGKTNTPELTAGAETDNRVYGRSSNPYDPTRTPGGSSGGSAAIVAAGGSPFDVGTDTSGSIRLPAHFCGIAGLKPTSGRLSRAGHVLGPDGILQGITQPGPMARRVEDLVMGLGVMAGPDDKDPFVVPMPVRDPAAVSLPGLRVAVFGDNGVVTPDAEIMTAVDEAARILRAAGAVVEEARPDGLAQATEAAFALMTGDGGATLLRVLERWGTEAAHSDLRTALEGLQAMPVGDFTALLERLDHARALMLPFLDRYDLIISPVNVTTAVAHGTSRERVYPGLSYTVPYNVAGWPAGVVRVGTSASGLPIGVQAAAAAWREDLVLAALGQIERETGGWRPVS